One window from the genome of Alphaproteobacteria bacterium encodes:
- a CDS encoding transposase — protein sequence MTKRRRFTAEFKARVALDALRGDKTIQEIAARHKVHPNQVSTWKRQAVDGLGEVFSNGPDGALRDHESEVRTCTPSALSGQIGLIS from the coding sequence ATGACAAAACGGCGCCGGTTCACGGCGGAGTTCAAGGCCCGGGTGGCGCTGGACGCGCTTCGGGGTGACAAGACGATCCAAGAGATCGCGGCCAGGCACAAGGTGCATCCGAACCAGGTGAGCACGTGGAAGCGCCAAGCTGTCGACGGTCTGGGTGAGGTGTTTTCGAACGGCCCCGACGGCGCCCTCCGAGACCATGAATCCGAGGTCCGCACCTGTACCCCGTCAGCGCTTAGTGGACAGATTGGGTTGATTTCCTAA